The genomic segment GCTTGGCCACGGCGACGTTCGCCTCGGCGCCGACCCAGGACGGCACGGTGAGCCGGACGGTCTTCTTCCCGCCGCCCGCAGAGTCCGGCGCGCCCGTGTCGGCGGCGCCGCACGCGCTGAGCAGCAGCATCCCGCCCGCGACGGCGACGGCGGTGGCGGTTCTGCGGGTTCGTTCGGTGGTGCGCATAAGAGGTTCCTTATCCATGGGTGCGTGAACAGCGTTGGTGCGTGAGGCGCGTGAAGACCGCTGGTGCGGGAGCGCCGTGCGGCGGCCGGCGGTGGTCAGGTGTCCTTCCGCCGGGCGGTGGTGGGCTGGGTGACCCGGTCCAGGACCAGGCCGAGGCAGACGATGGCCGCTCCGGCCACCAGTCCGACGCCGAGGTCACCGCGCGACAGGCCGTAGACGACGTCGTAGCCGAGGGCTCCGCCACCGACCAGGCCGCCGACGATGACCACGGCGAGGACGAGGACGATGCCCTGGTTGACGGCCAGCAGCAGGGCCGGGCGGGCCAGTGGCAGCTGCACCTGGCGCAGCAGCTGGGTGCCGCTCGCCCCCAGGGAGCGGGCGGCCTCCACCGCGGCGGGGTCCACCTGCCGCAGCCCCTGGGCGGTGATCCGGACGACGGCGGGGAGCGCGTAGACCACGGCCGCGACGATGGCGGCGACCCGGCCGACCGCGAACAGCGCCACCACCGGGATCAGATAGACGAACTGCGGCATCGTCTGCATGGCGTCGAGGACGGGCCGCAGCGAGCGGTCCACCCAGGGGACCCGGGCCGCGAGGACGCCCGTGGCGAAGCCGAGCAGCAGGGTCACCACCAGGGCCGCGAGGACCTGGGACAGGGTGTTGAGGGACTCCGGCCACACCCCCATGACGCCGATCGCGGCCATCGCGAGCACCGCGGTGAGCGCGGTCCGCCAGGTGCCCACCGCCAGGGCGAGCGCGGCGACCAGCAGCAGGACCAGCCACCAGGGCAGCGCCACCAGGCCGTCGTGCAGCGGGTTCAGCACCCAGTCGGTGAAGGCGCCCGCCCACACCTCGGTGCCGCCGACGACGGGCAGGCCGTCCCGGAGCTGCGCGATGACCGAGTTCTTGAAGTCGTTGACGGCCGGTGAGATGTCGTACGTCCACGCCGCCGGCCACTCCGCGGTGGTCAGGAACCGGCCCGCCACCGCCAGGGCGGCCGTACCGGCGACGACCGCGGCCCAGGCGGCCGGCCCGCGCAGGAGACGCGGCCCGGCGGTGCGCCCGGTGTCGTCCAGCCGCGCTCCGGCCGCCGCGGTGGTGCGGTCCAGCCAGATCGCGATGAGGACGATCGGGATGCCGGCGGCGAGCGCCTGGCCGACGTCGACGGTCGACAGCGCCTGGTAGATCTCCTCGCCGAGACCGCCGGCTCCGACCAGCGCCGCGATGACGACCATGGACAGCGCCATCATGATCGTCTGGTTGAGGCCGAGGAGCATGTCCTTGCGCGCCAGCGGGATGCGGACGGTCAGCAGCCGCTGGAGCGGGTTCGCGCCGAGCGAGGCCGAGGCCTCCAGCACCGCCGCGTCGGTGCCGCGCAGCCCGAGGGCCGTGAGACGGGCCATCGGCGGCGCGGCGTAGATGACGGTGGAGAACAGGGCGGCGGGCGTGCCGATGCCGAAGACCAGCACGAACGGCAGCAGATAGGCGAAGGCCGGGAGCACCTGCATGGTGTCCAGGACCGGGCGCAGCAGCCGGTGGACGCGGTCGGAGAGGCCGGCGGCCAGCCCGAGCAGCACACCGATGACGGCCGCCACGGCCACCGCGACGATCATCAGGGCCAGGGTCAGCACGGCGGGTTCCCACATGCCCAGCAGTCCGCAGGCGGCGAAGGCCCCGAGGGCGGTGGCGGCGGTCCGCAGCCCCTTGCGGTGCGCGAGGCCGCCGGCCCGCCAGGCGAGGAGGACCCCGCCGGCGGTCACCCCGAGCCAGCCCAGTGACAGCAGCAGCTGGTACACCGCGTCGACGGAGGCGGTGGCCGTGTTGCTGAGGTGCAGGAGGAAGTACAGGAAGAGGGGGTGGGTGTCCCGGTTGTCGATGATCCAGTCGCTGAGCCCGTTCAGCGGCTCCGAGAGCTCGGCCCGGAGCGCGGCCGGCCAGGTGCCGGTGAACTCGGTCGCGGCGGCCAGGGACAGCAGGACGAGCAGGACGGCGGCGAGCATGACCGCCTTGCCGGCGGGCAGGCGGGGCAGACGGGCGACGGCTGCCCCGGTACGCCCGGCGGTGCTGGTCTTCTCCGGCTGCCCGGGCTCCCCCGGCGGGCCGCCGGTGCCGGGGCCGGCCGGTGCCGTGGCCGGGGAGGTGGTCGCGCTCATGCCGCCGCCCCCTGTGGGGCACGGGCCGGGCGGGCCGGCCGGAGCCGGGGGCGGGGCCGGGGCCCGGCCGTCCCGGGCAGGTGCCGGGTCGCGGATCGCGGTCTCATCGGGCCGCCACCGCCTTCTCGCCGGCTATCGCGGCCAGCAGGCACCCGGCGTCGACGACGCCCAGGCAGCGGCCGCCCTCCATGACGCGCACGGGGGCGCCGGAGCGGGCGACGGTCCCGACCGCCTCGGCGACCGTGGTGTCCGGGGCGACCGTCTCCCCGGACCGGCCCTCGCCGTCCTCGGCGGGCCGCATGGCGTTCCGTACGGTGACGACCTGTTCGCGGGGCACGTCGCGGACGAAGTCCCGTACGTAGTCGTCGGCCGGGGAGCTCACGATCTCCTCGGGGGTGCCGAGCTGCACGATGCGGCCGTCGCGCATCAGCGCGATGCGGTCGCCGAGGCGCAGCGCCTCGTTGAGGTCGTGGGTGATGAACACCATCGTCCGCCCCTCCTCCCGGTGCAGGCGGATGACCTCCTCCTGCATGTCGCGCCGGATGAGCGGGTCGAGCGCGCTGAACGGCTCGTCGAAGAGGAGCACTTCGGGGTCGACGGCGAGCGCGCGGGCGAGGCCGACGCGCTGCTGCTGGCCGCCGGAGAGCTGGCCGGGGCGGCGGTGCTCCATCCCGGTCAGGCCGACCTTCTCCACCATGGCGGCCGCCCTGGCCCGGCGTTCGGCCCGGCCGATCCCCTGGATCTCCAGGCCGTAGGCGATGTTGTCGAGGACGGTGCGGTGCGGCAGCAGCCCGAAGTGCTGGAAGACCATCGACGCCCGGTGGCGGCGCAGGTCGCGCAGGTGGGCGCGGTCCATGGCGAGCACGTCCTCGCCGTCCATGGTGAGGGTGCCGCCGGTGGGTTCTATCAGCCGGGTGAGGCAGCGGACGAGGGTGGACTTGCCGGAGCCGGAGAGGCCCATGACGACGAAGACCTCGCCCCGGTGGACGTCGAAGGAGACGTCGCGGACGGCCGCGGTGCAGCCGGTGCGCTCGCGCAGTTCGCGGGCGGAGAGGTCCGCGTGCGCACTGCCGGGGATCTTGTCCGCGCCGGGCCCGAACACCTTCCACAGGCCGCGGACGGAGAACACGGGTACGGCGGGGTCGGCGGGGGCGGCGGGGCCCCCGGCCGGGGCCGCGGTGGCTGCCTTCTCCGCGGTCTGCGCGGTCTGCGCGGTCTGCGCGGTCTCGGCGGTGGCTGGGGCGGCCGGCGTGGCCGGCGGGTCGGCTTTCTCGGCGCTCATCGCGCGTCATCTCCCGGGGTCGTCGGGTCGGCGAGCAGGTCCGCGCACTTCTCCCCGACCATCAGCACGCCGATCATCGGGTTGACGGCGGTCATGGTCGGGAAGACGGAGGCGTCGGCGATCCGGATGCCCTCCAGGCCCCGGATTCTCAGGTGCGGGTCGACCACGGCGAGCGGGTCGTCCGCGGCGCCCATCCGGCAGGTGCCGGCCGGGTGGTAGACGGTGTGGGCCGCCTTGCGGGCGTACTCGCCGAGTTCCTCGTCCGAGGTGATCTCCGGTCCGGGGGCCACCTCGCGCTTCAGCCAGTGGGCGAGGGGTTCCGTCTTCGCGATCTCGCGGGCGAGTTTGATGCCGTCCACCAGCGTGCGGCCGTCGTAGTCGTCCTCGTCCGTGAAGTAGCGGAAGTCCAGGGCCGGTTTCACCGCCGGGTCCGCGCTGGTGAGGTACAGCCGGCCGCGGCTGCGCGGTTTGGGGATGTTGGGGGTCATCGACACCCCGTACGGGGGCTTCTCGTAGCCCAGCCGCTCGGGGTTGTCGGTGAACGGGATCTGGTAGAAGTGGAACATCAGGTCCGGGCCGCTGGACGCGGGGTCCCGGCGGACGAAGAGGCCCGCGTCCGAGTCCATCGCCGAGTTCTCCGGGATGGGCCCGTGGGTCTCCCAGACGATCACCGACTCGGGGTGGTCGAGCAGGTTCTCCCCCACGCCCGGAAGGTCGTGGACGACGGGGATGCCCAGCGCCTCCAGGTCCTCGCGGGGGCCGATGCCGGAGTGCAGCAGCAGCCGGGGGGTGTCGACGGCGCCCGCGCAGACCAGCACCTCGCGCCGGGCCCGCAGCAGCGTCTCCGTACCGTCCGCGGCGCGGACGTGCACGCCGGTGGCGCGGGTGCCGTCCAGCTCCAGCCGGTACGCCCAGGTCTCCAGCAGGATGCGGAGATTGGGGCGGTCACCGGCCTCGATGTGCGGGTGGAGGTAGGCGACGGAGGCGGAGGAGCGCTTGTTGGTCTCCGGGTGGTAGGCGAGGTCGAAGAATCCGGCGCCCTCGTGGAACGGCCGCTCGTTGAACCCCTCGACGCGGGGGACCCCGGCGGCCTCACGGGCGGCCTCGACGAAGTCCCGGGCGATGGCGTTCCGGTCCTTCTCGTCCACGGCGACGATGTTGTTGCGCAGCTTGCCGAAGTAGGGCTCCATGGCCGCCGCGTCCCAGCCGGTGGCGCCCGCCCCGGCCCACTCGTCCCAGTCGCCGGGCAGCGGCTTGAAGCTGATGAGCGTGTTGTGCGAGGAGCAGCCGCCGAGGACCCGGGCCCGGCTGTGCCGGATGTGGGAGTTGCCGCGCGGCTGCTCCGTGGTCGGGTAGTCGTAGTCCAGCTCGCCGCCGAGCAGGCCCAGCCAGCGGCGCAGCGTGAGCACGTCGGGGCGGTCGATGTCGGACGGGCCGCCCTCGACGAGGGTGACGGTGACCGAGGGGTCCTCGGCGAGCCGCGAGGCGATCACCGAGCCGGCGGTGCCGCCTCCGACGATCACATAGTCGGCTGCCGCCGGATCGGGGCGGGTGGTCGCGGACGGCGGTGGCATGGGTGGTGCTCCTCCTGGGAAAACGGTGCGCGTGAGGTCGGTGCGGCAGAGGTCCGGGGTGGGTCAGCCCGCGAACCAGCGCTGCGGGCGGGGGTCGAGGTTCTGGTAGATGTGCTTGGCCTCGCGGTACTCCGCGAGCCCCGCCGGACCCAGCTCCCTGCCGGTGCCGGACCTGCCGAAGCCGCCCCACTCGGCCTGCGGCAGATACGGGTGGTAGTCGTTGATCCAGACGGTGCCGTGGCGCAGCCGTCCGGCGACGCGCCGGGCGCGGCCCGCGTCGGCGGTCCACACCGCTCCGGCGAGCCCGTACTCGGTGTCGTTGGCGAGGGCGACGGCCTCGTCCTCGTCGCGGAAGGTCTCGACGGTCAGCAGCGGGCCGAACGTTTCCTCGCGGACGACCCGCATCTCCCGGTGGCAGGCGTCCAGCACGGTGGGCGAGTAGAACCAGCCGGTGGCCGGGCGCACGGCGGAGGGCTCGGGGCGGGAGCCGCCGGCCCGGACGACGGCGCCCTCCTCGCGGGCGGAGGCGACGTACATCTCGGTCTTGGCGAGCTGCTGGGCGGAGACGAGGGGGCCGCACTCCACGCCGTCCTCGGTGCCGCGGCCGAGTCTGATCGCGGCGGCGCGGCGGGCGAGTTCGGTGACGAAGCGTTCCCGGACGGACTCCTCGACGATGAGGCGGGCGCCGGCCGAGCAGACCTGGCCGCTGTGGAAGAAGGCGGCGTTGAGCGCCTGGTCGACGGCGGTGTCGAAGCCCTCGTCGGTGGCGCAGGCGTCGGCGAAGACGACGTTGGGGTTCTTGCCGCCCAGTTCCAGGGCGACCTTCTTCACGGTCGCGGCGGCGGCCCGGGCGACCTTGGTGCCGCTGGCCAGTCCCCCGGTGAAGGAGACCAGGTCGACGCCGGGGTGCTCGGAGAGCCGGGCCCCGACGGGGTCGCCGGCGCCGGTGACGAGGTTCGCGACCCCCTCCGGGAGCCCCGCCTCGGCCAGCAGCCGGATCAGGTGGACGGTGGACAGCGGGGTGATCTCGCTGGGCTTGAGGACGAAGGTGTTCCCCGCGGCGAGGGCGGGGGCGACCTTCCAGGACGCCTGGAGCAGGGGGTAGTTCCAGGGGGTGATCAGCGCGCAGACGCCGACGGGCTCGTGCACCACGACGCTGTGCACCCGCGGGTCGCCCGCGTCGACGACCCGGCCGCCGCTCTCGTGCTCCACGAGGCCGGCGAAGTAGCGGAAGGCCGCCGTCACGTCGTCGACGTCGACGCGGCCCTCTTCGAGGGTCTTGCCGGTGTCGCGGCTCTCAGTGAGCGCGATCTCCTCGCGGTCGCGCTGGAGCAGTTCGGCGACGCGGCGCAGCAGTTCCGCGCGCTCGGCCACCGGGGTCCGGGGCCAGGGCCCGGAGTCGAAGGCGCGGCGCGCGGCGGCCACGGCGGCGTCCGTGTCCCCGGCGTCCCCCTCGGCCACGAGCGCCAGGACGGTGGCGTCCGCGGGGTCGAGCACCTCGCGTGTGGCGCCGGATGCGGCCGCGCGCCAGGTGCCGTCGATATGGAGGGTGTCGAGGGCCGACATGGGGGTTCCACCTTCTCTGCCTGGATGTGCGTGCCGGTGCGGTCGGGATTGAGGCACCGGCGACGGGGAACCATCCCCCCTTGGCCGAAAAGTATGCGGAAAACTTAACGCTGAGTGTTTTTCCTCACTTACGGTTCGGTTAAGGCCCCTGACGGACGACGGCCCGTCGCCGGTCCGTGACAGACCGGCGACGGGCCGTCGCCAGGCTCCGTACCGGCCGCGGGCCGGGGCGGGGCGGGGCGGGGCGGGGCGGGGCGGGAGATCAGAGCAGGCCGAGACCGCGCACCGCGTCGCGCTCCTCCGCCAGCTCCCGCACCGAGGCGTCGATGCGGGTGCGGGAGAACTCGTTGATGTCCAGAGCCTGGACGATCTTGTAGGCGCCGCCCTCACAGGTGACCGGGAAGGAGGAGATCAGGCCCTCCGGGACACCGTAGGAGCCGTCCGACGGGATGCCCATGGAGGTCCAGTCGCCCTCGGCGGTGCCGTTGACCCAGGTGTGGACGTGGTCGATGGCGGCGTTGGCGGCCGAGGCGGCCGAGGACGCGCCCCGGGCCTCGATGATCGCGGCACCGCGCTTGGCCACGGTCGGGATGAAGGTGTCGGCGAGCCAGGCCTCGTCGTTCACGGTCTCGGCGGCGTTCTTGCCGGCGATCTCCGCGTGGAAGATGTCCGGGTACTGGGTGGCGGAGTGGTTGCCCCAGATCGTCAGCTTCTTGATGTCGGAGACCGCGGCGCCGGTCTTCGCCGCGAGCTGCGAGATGGCGCGGTTGTGGTCCAGGCGGGTCATCGCGGTGAAGCGCTCGGCCGGTACGTCCGGGGCGGCGGCCTGCGCGATGAGCGCGTTGGTGTTGGCCGGGTTGCCGACGACGAGGACCTTGACGTCGTCCGCCGCGTGATCGTTGATCGCCTTGCCCTGGGGCTTGAAGATGCCGCCGTTGGCCTCCAGCAGGTCACCGCGCTCCATGCCCTTGGTCCGGGGGCGGGCGCCGACGAGGAGGCCCACGTTCGCGCCGTCGAAGGCCACGTTCGGGTCATCGGTGATCTCGATGCCGCGCAGCAGCGGGAAGGCGCAGTCGTCGAGCTCCATCGCGGTGCCCTCGGCGGCCTTGAGCCCCTGCGGAATCTCCAGGAGGCGCAGCTTGACCGGCACGTCCGCGCCGAGGAGGTGACCGGAGGCGATACGGAAGAGCAGCGCGTAGCCGATCTGCCCGGCCGCGCCGGTGACGGTGACATTGACGGGAGTGCGAGTCATGTGCGATCTCCTGCTGCGGGTCGTGGTGGGTGTCCCTGCCCCATGTGATCTTCGGCCTCCCGGCCCGGTTGTGCCCGGGAAAAGCAAGGTGCGGGAGACCGGCGTCAGGCTATCCGACCGCGGGTCCGCGGGGCCCTGCCGCCCCTGTGTGTCCCGGCTCACGGCCCGCGGGGCGGGGGACGCACGGGGGTGGGTACGGGGGGTGCGCCGGGTGCTGGAGCCGCGCCCTGCGGCTGTACCGGCGCGGCGGTGACGGGGCGGCGGCGCGGAGTACGGGGTGCGGGGGCGCGGGGTGGGGCGGCGGGGGCGGCCGCTCGTCGAGGAGGGGGGGAGACGAACGGCCGCCAAGGGGGTGTGCCGCACCCGTGGGGGGTTGTCGGTCGCCTGCCCCCGAGCGGCGGACCCATGCACCGCGGAGGGCGGAAAGAAGCGGACGGACCGCCACCGGTGCGGTGACGGTCCCGTCCTCGCGGCTGAACGGCGGGCCCACGGGTGAACGGCCGACCCATGGGTGAACGGCTCGCCCATGGGTGAACGGCTGCCGCCCCCGTCCGCGGCGGCGCCGTGGACGGGGGCGAGGTCGGCTACCCCGCGGCGGTCGGGCCGCCCTGGGTCTGCGACGTGCCCGACCCGGTGCCGCCCGGCGGGGTGGAGGTCCCGGAACCCGGCGGGGCGGAGGTCCCGGAGCCGTCCTCGCCGCTGGGACGCGCGCAGCCCTTCTCACCGGCCACCGTGGTGCCGCAGACCTCGGCGTCGGCCGGCTCGCCGGCGGCCACCATCAGGGTGTACGCCTCCGTCACCCCGGGCTGTCCCCCGCTCCCCGCGGCGACCTCGGCGCTCTCGCTCTGCTGCCCCACGGCGACCCGCACCGAGTCGCCGGCGGCCGCCTCGGTGATCCGTGCCCAGACCGCGCCGCAGACCTCGCTGTGCCGCATCTCGACGAACGCCGCGCCGACGCGGACCTCCGTGACGGTGCGGGCGTACTCACCGCCGCAGCCCTGCTCCTCCGGGTCCTCGCCCGTGCAGGCGTCGCCCGAGCAGTTCACGCCCTCGGGGAGTTCCGTCGGCTCCGGAGTGGGTGTCGGCGTGGTGGCGACCCGGGCCTTGCCGTCCGCCGGGGCCCCGTCGCCGAGGTCGAGGAAGAACACGGCACCGGCGGTCACGGCCAGCGCCCCGGCCAGTCCGAGGCCGAACAGCAGCAGGCGCCGGGCGCCGCCGGAGCCCGTACCGCCGGAGCCCGTGTCGCCGGAGCGTGCCTCGCGGCCCCCGCCCGGCCCGGCCCCCGGGGCCGTCACGACGGACAGCGCGACGGTGTCGGGGGTCGGGTGCCCGGGCTCGTCGGGAGCGGCCGGGTGTCCGGGCGTTCCCCGCCCGGGAGCCGGCCGGCCGCGCGAGGGCACTCCGGGCGCCGTGGGTCCGGCCGCCGCGCCGCCGGGAGCCGGCTGCCCGGGCGCGGACTGCCCGGGCGGCGGCGCCTGCCGTTGTTCCGCGGCGGGATCGTGACCGGCCTCGGCGCGGGCCCAGGCCGCCTCGGCCCGTTCCCACTGGGCCGTGAGCGGCCCGGTGGCGTAACCCGTCACCTCGGCCAGCGCCACCACCGCGCCCAGCGGCGGCAGCAGACGGCCGTTCAGGTAACGGTCCCACGAGGTCTTGCTGTAGCCGGTACGGTCCGCGACGGACCCGACCCCCAGACCGCTGAGCTCGACGATCCGGCGGAGCTGTCCGGTGAACTCCCGTATTTGCGGGTCCAGTTCCTCCGGCAGCACCTTCCAACGAGGCATTGCCTCCCCCTGTTCCCCCCGCGTGTGCACAAGTACCCGGCCGCGGTCTGGCCTCCCAGCACAACACCGCCTGCCGTCAAGGATGTTCGGGATCAGGATGTCAGTTCCCCCGCGGCTGCGACACGGGTGTCCCCCGTTCGGGACGCGGGCGCCCGGGACGACGTCCCGCGCCGGCGGCGGTACGCCCGTATCCGTCCCGGTCGGGAGGGGTTGGGCCGTGGGGCCGGGCGGATACGGGGCCGGGGCGCGGCCCGGCGCGGCCGTGCGGGACCGTTACCGACTGCCGACACAGCCCGCACAGCGTGATCACGGCGTGCCGGAACGGTCACTTCCGAGCCACAGAGCACCCTCGTCTCTTGTTCCCGAACACGCGGACGAAGAGGCTCTGAGCCAGGCGGAGCTCGTCCCGGCCCGGGGGAGGGGACGGGCTCCGCCGTCCGCGGTGGCGCGGGGAGCCGGAGCCGTACCGGTCAGGTCGTGCCAGCACCGGCGGCCCCGTCCCCGGTCGTGTCCCCGTCCCCGGCCGTGCCGAAGCACTCGCGCTGCCCTCCCGTGGCCGGGAGCAGACAGGCGCGGAGGGCCGACCGCTCCCCGGCCCCGATCATCGGCGTGTAGAGATAGCTCTCGGCGTCGTACCGGTCGGCCACGGTGGCCTGCTGGAACCGGCCGCCCGGGGCGGTGATCCGGATCCGGTCACCGACGCCCGACTGCCAGATCCGGGCCCAGGCGGCACCGCACCGTTCGCTGTAGCGGATCTCCATGCCCGCGCCCCCGGCCGTGCGGTGACCGCCGAGCGTCCGCACGGCGATCCCGCAGCCCATGCTCTCCGGGTCCTTCCCGTCGCACGCCGCTCCCCGGCAGCCCGGCGGCGGCAGGCTCGGCGACGCGGAGGCGGAGCTGCCCGGTCCCGCGGCCGCCTGCCCCCCGGCACCGTCGGGCAGGACACCGCCCAGGGCCAGCGCGCCCGCGACGGCCGCGATCGCGCCGACCGCGGCGACGACCGCGGTCCGCCACCGCGCCGCGGGCGGCCATCGGAGCGGACGGAGCGGGCGGCTGCCCGGGCCCGGCGCCTCCGGCCGGACCGCGACCGCTTCCCCGGCCCTCCCGGTCGTCCGTGTTCTCCCGGCCGCGCTGCCGCCGGCCGCCGTGCCTCCGGCCGTCTCCGCGGATGTCCCGGCGGGGGCGCCGGTGGGTGTGCCGGTGGACGGCTCGGCCGCGGCCCGCCGCGGCTCCGCTCCGGCGGCCTCCCCCGGTGCCGCCCCGGCGCCGTCCGCCCCGCCCCGCGCGGTACCCGGCGGCCGGCCGGCCTCCGCCGCCGTTCCGGGCCCCTCCGTGCCGGCCCGCGCCCCGGCCGTCCGGCCTCGCGGGGTGCGCGTGGCACGCGGTGGGCACGGGGCCGCCGAGCCGAAGGCCCCGCGGCCGCTCCACTCGGCGTCGGCCAGGTCCCAGAGCACCAGCAGCCGCTCCGGGCGCTCCCCCGCGAGCCGGCAGAGGGCTTCCACGGCCTGCCGCGGCACCTGTTTCTTCCCGTTGAGGTACCGCTCCCAGGAGGACTTGCTGTACGGGGTGCGCTCCGCGAGCGCCGCGAGGCTGAGCCCCGTCCCCTTCCGAAGCTCCCGCAACTCCTCGGCCAGACGGGCGCATTCGGGGGCCAGGCCGGGCGGCCGGGCGGCGGGCGCACGCCCCGGTCCGGGCGAGCGAGGAGACCCCTGGGTCCCGGTCATCCGCGCAGCACTCCCCAGGTGTGCGGGCCGACCTTGCCGTCGACCACGAGTCCGTGCTCGTCCTGGATCCGTTTGACGGCCCGGGCGGTGAGATCGCCGTAGATGCCGTCGATGCCGCCCGGGGAGAAGCCGTGGTGCTTCAGCAGGCACTGGGCCTCGACGACGTCCCACCCGGTGGTGGAGTCCTGGAGCACCGCGTCGCGGGTCGCGCTGTGCCCGGCGCCGAGGAGGCCGTTCTCCCGGCGCACGTCGCAGCGGTAGGTGCGTCCCGGCTCGTAGACGAACGGGCCGTCGTGCGCCCGGGCGGAGGGCTCCGCCGGGGTGGAGGAAACGGCCGCGCCGGGAGCGGCCGGGGTGTCCCCGCCCTCCCAGGGCGCGGCGACCAGCAGCGCGGTCCCGGCGGCCACGGCGGCCACGGCGAGGCCGGCCACCACGGGTACGCGCAGGCGGCGGCGCCGGGTGGGCTCCGGCGCGCGGGCCGGATCCGGGCCCGG from the Streptomyces xinghaiensis S187 genome contains:
- a CDS encoding peptidoglycan-binding protein translates to MSRWKQLPDTLDERTRQLVVQLRRLKDRSGLSLVSLGRKTAYSRSSWERYLNGKALPPRQAVEQLARLGGTDPTRLLVLHELAEAAGRRTAGAPAAGSTGAEDGAAGGGPAGDGAAGDGGARDSPAGDAPAEDGTARAASAVPHPGGPEDPLPGPGPDPARAPEPTRRRRLRVPVVAGLAVAAVAAGTALLVAAPWEGGDTPAAPGAAVSSTPAEPSARAHDGPFVYEPGRTYRCDVRRENGLLGAGHSATRDAVLQDSTTGWDVVEAQCLLKHHGFSPGGIDGIYGDLTARAVKRIQDEHGLVVDGKVGPHTWGVLRG